The following coding sequences lie in one Vibrio casei genomic window:
- the gltB gene encoding glutamate synthase large subunit → MVSREQSTQGLYTPELEHDACGIGFVAHLKNRKSHAVVTQALDMLARMEHRGGQGCDPCSGDGAGILLQKPHEFLLEEAVTLGIKLPSFEKYGVGVVLFPKDEHKRQQCRDILARNANRLDLEILGYRVLPVDNSMIGEDPLSTEPQFEHVFISGGASMSPEELERKLYVLRNYTVRVCLESVSNIDDDFYINSLSYKTLVYKGQLTTDQVPQYFLDLQNPTMVTALALVHSRFSTNTFPRWRLAQPFRYIAHNGEINTVRGNLNWMKAREAILESDLFSQAEIDMLLPICSENGSDSSNFDMALELLVLSGRTLPHALMMLIPEAWQENKNMDPARRAFYQYHANIMEPWDGPASVCFTDGVQVGATLDRNGLRPSRYTVTKDDFLIMASESGAVEIAPENIEYRGRLQPGRIFVADLEQGRIISDEEVKDSIANSQPYEQWVMDNLLTLKTLPDADNMHHQPSPARLLQHQQAFGISSEEVKDIIHVLAETGYEPLMSMGADWPLAILSHQSQHLSHYFKQLFAQVTNPPIDPIRERMVMSLNTYLGRDHNLLSETPEHCRKVELESPVLSNDELEKLRAIDNEHLQAKTLDIVFRATDEAGKLERALKRICQYAEDAVVDGYSIILLTDRATNSNHAAIPAMLAVGAVHHHLIRKGLRAKCDIVVETGDARETHHFATLIGYGANAVNPYLVTETIVDLQKKRKLDPEVPTEDLFNNYRKGINAGLLKIFSKMGISTLQSYHGAQIFEALGISKSVVDKYFTGTVSRIQGLTIDDIAREVLIRHRVGYPTREIPLQMLDVGGVYQWKQRGEKHLFNPETISLLQQSTRNKDYAQFKQYSKTVDDQGDNAATLRSQLDFIKNPAGSIPLEEVEPIESILKRFATGAMSFGSISHEAHSTLAIAMNRIGAKSNSGEGGEDPVRFEKKANGDWERSAIKQVASGRFGVTSYYLTNADELQIKMAQGAKPGEGGQLPGDKVDDWIGATRHSTPGVGLISPPPHHDIYSIEDLAQLIYDLKNANRDSRVNVKLVSEAGVGTIASGVAKAKADVVLIAGFDGGTGASPMSSIRHTGLPWELGLAETHQTLLKNGLRNRIVVQSDGQMKTPRDLAMATLLGAEEWGVATAALVVEGCIMMRKCHKNTCPVGIATQNKSLRERFDGRVEDVVTFFQYMAEGLREIMAELGFRTIQEMVGQSQKLKVRDDIQHWKYKNLDLSPVLHIQPPRAEDGVYNQKQQNHGLEAVLDRKLIEVAQPALTKGEAVDALFPIINTDRSTGTMLSNEISKVYKDNGLPQPMNVKFTGSAGQSFGAFLAKGVKFEVEGDANDYWGKGLSGGTLVLYPDVKSSIIAEDNIVVGNVCFYGATSGESFIRGMAGERFCVRNSGAHVVVEGVGDHGCEYMTGGTAIILGSTGRNFAAGMSGGVAYVWDKAGDFSTKINAELVDLDPIEAEDKSLLKEMLTKHINYTGSVVAKAFLADFDDNLASMAKVMPRDYKAVLQKRKNAVNKEELEAVNG, encoded by the coding sequence ATGGTAAGTAGAGAGCAAAGTACACAAGGATTGTACACTCCTGAGCTGGAGCACGATGCCTGTGGGATCGGTTTTGTTGCTCACTTGAAGAACCGCAAATCTCATGCAGTCGTCACTCAAGCACTTGATATGCTGGCTCGTATGGAACACCGCGGTGGTCAAGGTTGTGATCCTTGTAGTGGTGATGGTGCAGGTATTCTACTGCAAAAACCTCATGAGTTTCTTTTAGAGGAAGCGGTTACTCTTGGTATCAAACTACCATCATTTGAAAAGTATGGCGTAGGTGTTGTTCTATTTCCAAAAGATGAACACAAGCGACAACAATGCCGAGATATTCTAGCACGTAACGCTAATCGTCTAGATTTAGAAATTTTAGGCTACCGCGTATTACCTGTTGATAATTCAATGATAGGTGAAGACCCTCTTAGCACTGAACCACAATTCGAACACGTCTTTATTTCTGGTGGCGCAAGTATGTCACCTGAAGAGCTAGAACGTAAACTTTACGTTTTACGAAATTATACCGTTCGTGTTTGCCTTGAATCTGTATCAAATATTGATGATGATTTTTATATCAATTCCCTCTCATACAAAACGCTTGTATACAAAGGCCAGCTAACCACAGACCAAGTACCTCAATATTTTTTGGATTTACAAAATCCAACAATGGTCACCGCTCTGGCTCTTGTTCATTCTCGTTTCTCGACAAACACATTTCCAAGATGGCGCTTAGCGCAACCATTTCGTTACATTGCACACAATGGTGAAATTAACACTGTACGTGGTAACTTAAACTGGATGAAAGCTCGTGAAGCCATCTTAGAATCTGATCTGTTTTCACAAGCTGAAATCGACATGTTATTGCCGATTTGCTCAGAAAATGGCTCCGATTCATCTAACTTTGATATGGCACTAGAACTGCTTGTTCTTTCAGGGCGTACCTTGCCACATGCTTTAATGATGCTTATTCCTGAAGCATGGCAAGAAAATAAAAACATGGATCCGGCGCGTCGTGCTTTCTATCAATATCACGCCAATATCATGGAACCTTGGGATGGCCCGGCTTCTGTCTGTTTCACCGATGGTGTTCAGGTAGGCGCAACACTTGACCGTAATGGTCTTCGCCCATCTCGCTATACCGTAACTAAAGATGATTTTTTAATTATGGCTTCAGAATCTGGCGCAGTAGAAATCGCACCAGAAAATATTGAATACCGTGGTCGTCTACAACCAGGGCGTATTTTTGTTGCCGATTTAGAACAAGGTCGCATCATTTCGGATGAAGAAGTAAAAGATTCGATTGCTAACTCTCAACCTTATGAGCAGTGGGTAATGGATAACTTACTGACGCTAAAAACGCTACCCGATGCAGACAACATGCATCACCAGCCATCACCAGCGCGTTTATTGCAGCATCAACAAGCATTCGGCATTAGCTCTGAAGAAGTAAAAGATATTATTCATGTGTTGGCAGAAACCGGTTATGAACCTTTAATGTCAATGGGTGCAGACTGGCCTCTCGCCATTCTATCGCATCAATCACAGCATCTATCTCACTACTTTAAGCAATTGTTCGCGCAAGTAACCAATCCACCTATCGATCCAATTCGTGAACGTATGGTGATGTCACTTAATACCTATTTAGGTCGTGACCACAACTTGCTATCTGAAACACCTGAACACTGCCGTAAAGTTGAGTTGGAGTCGCCCGTCTTATCAAATGATGAGCTCGAGAAATTGCGCGCCATTGATAATGAACACCTTCAAGCAAAAACCTTGGATATAGTCTTCCGAGCAACCGATGAAGCGGGCAAGTTAGAGCGTGCACTTAAACGTATTTGCCAATACGCAGAAGATGCAGTGGTTGATGGTTACTCCATCATCCTACTGACTGACCGTGCAACCAACTCTAACCACGCAGCGATCCCTGCCATGCTTGCAGTCGGCGCTGTTCACCATCACCTTATCCGTAAAGGTTTACGTGCTAAGTGTGACATTGTGGTTGAGACTGGTGATGCACGTGAGACGCACCACTTTGCCACCCTAATCGGTTACGGTGCTAATGCAGTTAACCCATATTTAGTCACAGAAACCATTGTTGATCTTCAGAAGAAGAGAAAACTGGATCCTGAAGTACCGACCGAAGATTTATTCAACAACTACCGTAAAGGCATCAATGCGGGCTTATTGAAAATTTTCTCTAAAATGGGTATTTCAACACTGCAGTCTTACCATGGCGCTCAAATCTTTGAAGCTCTCGGTATCAGTAAATCAGTGGTGGATAAGTATTTCACCGGTACCGTTTCTCGTATCCAAGGTTTAACCATCGATGACATCGCACGCGAAGTGCTGATCCGTCACCGTGTGGGCTACCCAACTCGCGAAATTCCACTGCAAATGTTGGACGTGGGTGGGGTTTACCAATGGAAACAACGTGGTGAGAAGCACTTATTCAACCCTGAAACCATTTCATTGCTACAGCAATCGACACGTAATAAAGATTACGCTCAATTTAAGCAATATTCGAAAACGGTTGATGACCAAGGTGATAACGCAGCAACATTACGTAGCCAATTAGACTTTATTAAAAACCCAGCTGGCTCTATTCCTCTTGAAGAAGTAGAACCGATTGAAAGCATTTTAAAACGCTTTGCAACTGGCGCAATGAGTTTTGGTTCTATCTCACACGAAGCGCACTCTACGCTGGCGATAGCGATGAACCGGATTGGCGCAAAATCCAACTCAGGTGAAGGCGGTGAAGATCCCGTTCGTTTTGAGAAAAAAGCCAATGGTGATTGGGAACGTTCTGCGATTAAACAAGTTGCATCAGGTCGTTTCGGTGTGACCTCTTACTACCTAACTAACGCTGATGAACTACAAATTAAAATGGCTCAAGGTGCAAAACCTGGCGAAGGTGGTCAACTACCTGGCGATAAAGTAGATGATTGGATCGGGGCAACTCGCCACTCAACTCCAGGAGTGGGCTTAATTTCACCGCCTCCACATCACGATATTTACTCAATCGAAGATTTGGCTCAGCTAATTTACGATTTGAAAAATGCCAACCGTGATAGCCGCGTCAACGTAAAATTGGTTTCTGAAGCAGGTGTAGGAACGATCGCATCAGGCGTCGCAAAAGCAAAAGCAGACGTTGTACTGATCGCAGGCTTTGATGGTGGTACAGGTGCATCGCCAATGTCTTCAATTCGTCATACCGGTCTACCGTGGGAATTAGGACTAGCCGAAACACACCAAACACTACTAAAAAACGGCCTACGTAACCGTATCGTCGTTCAGTCTGATGGCCAAATGAAAACCCCTCGTGACCTTGCAATGGCAACGTTACTTGGCGCAGAAGAATGGGGAGTAGCGACTGCTGCACTTGTTGTTGAAGGTTGTATCATGATGCGTAAGTGTCACAAAAACACTTGCCCAGTTGGTATCGCAACGCAAAATAAATCATTACGTGAGCGCTTCGACGGTCGTGTAGAAGACGTCGTCACTTTCTTCCAGTATATGGCTGAAGGTTTGCGTGAAATCATGGCTGAACTTGGTTTCCGCACCATCCAAGAAATGGTTGGTCAATCACAAAAACTAAAAGTCCGTGATGATATCCAGCATTGGAAATATAAGAACTTAGATCTTTCTCCTGTTCTTCATATCCAACCACCTCGTGCTGAAGATGGCGTCTACAATCAGAAACAGCAAAACCATGGCTTAGAAGCCGTACTTGACCGTAAGCTGATTGAAGTCGCACAACCTGCGCTTACCAAGGGTGAAGCTGTAGATGCATTATTCCCTATCATCAATACCGATCGTAGTACAGGAACCATGCTGTCGAATGAAATTTCGAAAGTCTATAAAGACAATGGTTTACCACAACCTATGAACGTTAAGTTTACAGGGTCTGCGGGTCAATCATTTGGTGCATTCTTGGCGAAAGGCGTTAAGTTTGAAGTCGAAGGTGATGCGAATGATTACTGGGGTAAAGGCTTATCAGGCGGCACACTCGTGCTTTACCCTGATGTGAAATCATCCATTATCGCAGAAGACAATATTGTAGTGGGTAACGTTTGTTTCTATGGTGCTACATCTGGTGAATCATTCATCCGTGGTATGGCTGGTGAGCGCTTCTGTGTTCGTAACTCAGGCGCACACGTTGTGGTTGAAGGTGTCGGTGACCACGGTTGTGAATACATGACTGGTGGTACAGCAATTATCCTAGGATCAACAGGCCGTAACTTTGCTGCAGGCATGAGTGGCGGTGTTGCCTATGTGTGGGATAAAGCTGGAGACTTCAGTACAAAAATTAATGCTGAACTTGTCGACTTAGACCCAATTGAAGCAGAAGATAAATCTTTGCTAAAAGAAATGCTGACTAAACATATTAACTACACAGGAAGTGTAGTAGCAAAAGCATTCTTAGCCGATTTTGATGACAATCTAGCCAGCATGGCAAAAGTGATGCCACGTGATTACAAGGCTGTATTGCAAAAACGCAAAAATGCCGTAAACAAGGAAGAGTTGGAGGCCGTAAATGGGTAA
- a CDS encoding glutamate synthase subunit beta: MGKPTGFLEHGRELPKKVDPSVRIQDNKEFVLDEEFGKKINTQASRCMDCGVPFCHSGCPIGNIIPEFNDAVYRDSWEEAWNILSSTNNFPEFTGRVCPAPCETSCVLGINQDPITICNIEKNIVERAYKEGYAKPRKPRSRTGKTIAIVGSGPAGLAAAEQLNAAGHSVTVYERDEKVGGLLRFGIPDFKLSMDVIDRKIDLMREAGVKFEVNAHIGVNVNALQLRQEFDVVLLTGGSTVPRDLPIPGREFKGVHFAMEFLGQNNRRANNMDLKTEEIHAKDDHVVVIGGGDTGSDCVGTSNRHGAASITQVEIMPVPPGQRPANQPWPQYPMIMKTTTSHEEGCERHWNILTKEFIGDNEGKVTGLRIADIVWQDAKPGERPGFDEVAGSERVIPCTKAFLAMGFLHPEPTGVLAQLDIKLDDRGNVATTGFATSQKGVFAAGDMRTGQSLVVRCINEGRECAREVDAYLMGNSHLEARADSLMKSA, encoded by the coding sequence ATGGGTAAGCCTACTGGATTTTTAGAGCATGGTCGTGAACTTCCAAAGAAAGTTGATCCTAGTGTTCGCATACAAGACAACAAAGAATTTGTACTAGATGAGGAATTTGGTAAGAAAATTAATACTCAAGCCTCTCGTTGTATGGATTGTGGCGTGCCGTTTTGTCACAGCGGCTGCCCTATTGGTAACATCATTCCTGAGTTTAATGATGCGGTGTATCGTGACAGTTGGGAAGAAGCTTGGAATATTCTAAGCAGCACCAATAATTTCCCTGAATTTACAGGGCGAGTATGTCCAGCGCCGTGTGAGACATCTTGTGTTCTTGGGATAAACCAAGATCCAATTACCATCTGTAACATCGAGAAAAATATCGTTGAGCGAGCTTACAAAGAAGGTTATGCCAAACCACGTAAACCACGTAGTCGTACTGGTAAAACCATTGCGATAGTAGGTTCTGGACCTGCAGGTTTGGCCGCAGCGGAGCAATTAAATGCCGCTGGTCATTCAGTCACGGTTTATGAGCGTGATGAAAAAGTCGGGGGGTTACTACGCTTTGGTATCCCTGACTTTAAGTTAAGCATGGATGTAATTGATCGTAAGATTGATTTAATGCGTGAAGCAGGCGTTAAATTTGAAGTAAATGCTCATATTGGTGTTAACGTCAATGCTCTGCAATTACGCCAAGAGTTCGATGTTGTATTGCTCACTGGTGGTTCAACGGTACCTCGTGATTTACCAATCCCGGGCCGTGAGTTTAAAGGTGTCCATTTTGCGATGGAATTCCTAGGACAAAATAACCGCCGGGCTAACAATATGGATCTTAAAACTGAAGAAATTCATGCTAAAGATGATCATGTTGTAGTCATTGGTGGTGGTGATACTGGTTCAGACTGTGTCGGTACGTCTAACCGTCATGGCGCCGCTAGTATCACGCAAGTTGAGATCATGCCTGTTCCACCAGGTCAGCGTCCAGCCAATCAACCTTGGCCTCAATATCCAATGATCATGAAAACGACAACTTCACATGAAGAAGGTTGTGAACGTCATTGGAACATTTTGACTAAAGAATTTATTGGTGACAATGAGGGGAAAGTGACTGGCTTACGTATTGCCGATATAGTCTGGCAAGACGCAAAACCAGGTGAGCGCCCAGGATTTGATGAAGTCGCGGGCTCTGAACGCGTTATTCCTTGTACTAAAGCATTTTTGGCTATGGGGTTTTTACATCCAGAACCAACCGGTGTGTTAGCACAACTTGACATTAAACTCGATGATCGTGGCAATGTCGCAACCACAGGTTTTGCAACGAGTCAAAAAGGTGTATTTGCTGCCGGTGATATGCGTACAGGTCAATCATTGGTTGTACGTTGTATTAATGAAGGACGAGAATGTGCTCGTGAAGTCGATGCTTACTTAATGGGTAATTCTCATTTGGAAGCTCGTGCTGACTCATTAATGAAATCGGCTTAA
- a CDS encoding DUF1499 domain-containing protein, with the protein MNKPELNKNDPALLCSSKPNCVSTQELRTDYQIPPFHLISEDISIDDIEKIALTLTRTKTVKKTETTLHLESTSLIFRFVDDVHLAKQGDELQVRSKSRTGYSDFGVNKNRTEELRQKLTEAHLLKP; encoded by the coding sequence ATGAATAAGCCAGAGTTAAACAAAAATGATCCTGCTTTACTTTGCAGTTCAAAGCCAAATTGTGTCTCAACTCAAGAACTGAGAACCGATTATCAAATACCACCATTCCACCTCATATCGGAAGATATATCGATTGATGATATTGAAAAAATAGCACTAACTCTAACGCGCACAAAAACAGTCAAGAAAACAGAAACGACACTTCACCTTGAGTCAACAAGCTTGATTTTTCGATTTGTAGATGACGTCCATCTAGCCAAGCAAGGTGATGAATTACAAGTACGTTCAAAGTCTCGTACTGGCTACTCTGATTTTGGCGTCAATAAAAATCGAACCGAAGAATTACGCCAAAAACTCACTGAAGCGCACTTACTAAAACCATGA
- the mtnN gene encoding 5'-methylthioadenosine/S-adenosylhomocysteine nucleosidase: protein MKVGIIGAMEQEVAILKETLVGCESTIKGGCTFYTGTINGIKIILLQSGIGKVSASIGTTLLIECFDPDVIINTGSAGGFDSSLNLGDIVISTEVRHHDADVTAFGYEIGQMAGQPAAFSADTTLMDIVEKAAASIKDTHSVRGLICTGDAFVCTPERQAFIRLHFPSVIAVEMEASAIAQTCHQFRKPFVVVRAISDVADKESPMSFDEFLPLAAKRSSEMVVKMLEHMK, encoded by the coding sequence ATGAAAGTAGGCATTATTGGAGCAATGGAGCAAGAAGTTGCCATTTTAAAAGAAACTTTAGTTGGATGCGAAAGCACAATAAAGGGCGGCTGTACCTTCTATACTGGCACTATCAATGGTATAAAAATCATCCTACTTCAATCTGGTATTGGCAAGGTTTCTGCCAGTATTGGAACAACCCTACTAATTGAATGCTTCGATCCCGATGTCATTATCAATACAGGCTCAGCGGGTGGTTTCGATTCAAGCTTAAATCTAGGCGATATAGTTATTTCAACGGAAGTACGCCATCACGATGCTGACGTTACCGCATTTGGCTACGAAATAGGGCAAATGGCTGGACAACCAGCAGCGTTTAGTGCTGATACAACCTTAATGGATATTGTTGAAAAAGCTGCGGCAAGCATCAAAGATACGCACTCTGTACGTGGTCTAATTTGTACAGGGGATGCTTTTGTTTGTACTCCAGAAAGACAAGCTTTCATTCGTCTGCATTTCCCAAGCGTTATTGCTGTCGAAATGGAAGCATCTGCAATTGCACAAACGTGTCATCAATTCCGTAAACCATTCGTCGTGGTTCGTGCAATATCCGATGTCGCGGATAAAGAGTCCCCAATGAGTTTTGATGAATTTTTACCTCTAGCAGCAAAGCGTTCATCTGAAATGGTCGTAAAAATGCTAGAGCACATGAAATAA
- the btuF gene encoding vitamin B12 ABC transporter substrate-binding protein BtuF encodes MHFFRLLLLYLVPFYVSAHPLAQRVITLSPHATELAYSSGLGSKLIAVSEASDYPEEAQKIETVANYQGIKLERILALKPDLVIAWSPNFYPREMRQLKQFGIPIVYTSIQKLDDIPSTILQLSQWSDNPSIGQKNAVLFTKTLSQLREKYQHLQPIRYFFQLSQKPVISVSEFNWPSDIFNICGGKNILSNTSIPYPQVSLEQIITANPQVIFTTNDEKEINAQWKNWPQMPAVKHQFIWSLNSNWINRPTMRSLKAIKQVCQHLNIVRERMP; translated from the coding sequence ATGCATTTCTTTCGTCTCTTGCTTTTATATCTAGTACCATTTTATGTCAGCGCTCACCCTTTAGCACAACGTGTTATCACTCTTTCTCCTCATGCGACTGAATTAGCTTACTCTTCGGGTTTAGGCTCTAAGCTTATCGCGGTAAGCGAAGCCAGTGATTACCCTGAAGAAGCACAAAAAATCGAAACTGTCGCCAATTATCAAGGGATAAAACTGGAGCGAATTTTAGCGTTAAAACCCGATTTAGTTATTGCTTGGAGTCCTAATTTTTATCCTCGCGAAATGCGACAACTGAAACAGTTTGGCATTCCTATTGTTTACACTTCCATTCAAAAATTAGATGACATTCCAAGCACTATTTTGCAGTTAAGCCAATGGTCTGACAATCCATCTATTGGTCAAAAAAATGCGGTTCTTTTTACAAAAACACTCTCCCAATTACGTGAAAAATATCAGCACTTACAACCCATCCGATATTTTTTTCAATTAAGCCAAAAGCCCGTAATCTCTGTCAGTGAATTCAATTGGCCCAGTGATATTTTCAATATTTGTGGCGGGAAAAACATACTGAGCAATACCTCAATACCCTATCCACAAGTTAGCCTAGAGCAAATAATCACTGCTAACCCACAAGTCATCTTCACCACAAATGATGAAAAAGAGATCAATGCCCAGTGGAAAAATTGGCCGCAAATGCCAGCGGTGAAACATCAATTTATATGGTCATTGAATTCAAACTGGATTAATCGCCCAACCATGAGAAGCTTAAAAGCTATAAAGCAAGTATGTCAGCATTTGAATATCGTCCGTGAAAGAATGCCATAA